The following proteins are co-located in the Streptomyces sp. DT2A-34 genome:
- a CDS encoding arabinogalactan endo-1,4-beta-galactosidase, with protein MFHPRRTLRVLLLPLAAGLALTALPAQTASAASTLTNGGFESDGTGTATPAGWSTYSAAGQNSASFTEAGGHGGSYRLSHWSSSAYKVETYQYLSGLTNGNYRLTAWVRSGGGQNSAYIALKNCGGTEQRTDLPVSASGWIRIVVPVNVTNNQCTISINSDANAGNWINVDDLTFASGTGGTSIHGADISSLAKSEAKGGVYKTSSGTTGDAITILKNAGMNYARLKVWVNPADGYNNKTRVLAMAKRIKASGMKLLVDFHYSDIWADPGAQSKPAAWAGHSYSQLRTDVYNHTYDVLNALKAQGTTADMVQVGNEINGGMLWNEGSTSNWSQLAGLLNSGYDAVKAVNSSTTVALHLAKGGDLSGTRSWFDSAVANGVKFDAIGLSYYGYWHGSLYDFQTTLDDAASRYGKPVFVAETAYPFRLDSEDAHEEIINTTGELVSGYPANTAGQRRWMNDVASIVEAVPNGRGLGVFYWEATWTAVSGNGWDPTDASSGNGWENQALFGYDDTALSSMAWFSHR; from the coding sequence ATGTTCCATCCCAGACGCACCCTCCGGGTCCTGCTGCTGCCGCTCGCAGCCGGCCTCGCCCTCACCGCCCTGCCCGCGCAGACCGCCTCGGCGGCCAGCACGCTCACCAACGGCGGCTTCGAGTCCGACGGCACCGGCACGGCCACCCCGGCCGGTTGGTCCACGTACTCGGCGGCCGGCCAGAACTCCGCCTCCTTCACCGAGGCCGGCGGCCACGGCGGGAGTTACCGCCTGAGCCACTGGTCGTCATCGGCGTACAAGGTGGAGACGTACCAGTACCTGTCCGGGCTGACCAACGGGAACTACAGGCTCACCGCGTGGGTCCGCTCCGGCGGCGGCCAGAACTCGGCGTACATAGCGCTGAAGAACTGCGGCGGCACGGAACAGCGCACCGACCTGCCGGTCTCGGCGAGCGGGTGGATCCGTATCGTCGTGCCGGTCAATGTGACCAACAACCAGTGCACCATCAGCATCAACAGTGACGCGAACGCGGGCAACTGGATCAATGTTGACGACCTGACCTTCGCGTCCGGCACGGGCGGCACGTCGATCCATGGTGCCGACATATCCTCGCTCGCCAAGAGCGAGGCCAAGGGCGGCGTCTACAAGACCAGTTCCGGCACCACCGGCGACGCGATCACCATCCTGAAGAACGCCGGAATGAACTACGCGCGCCTGAAGGTCTGGGTCAACCCGGCCGACGGCTACAACAACAAGACGCGCGTCCTCGCCATGGCCAAGCGGATCAAGGCGTCCGGCATGAAGCTGCTGGTCGACTTCCACTACTCGGACATCTGGGCCGACCCGGGAGCCCAGAGCAAGCCGGCCGCCTGGGCGGGGCACTCGTACAGTCAACTCAGGACCGACGTGTACAACCACACGTACGACGTGTTGAACGCGTTGAAGGCTCAAGGCACCACCGCCGACATGGTCCAGGTGGGCAATGAGATCAACGGCGGCATGCTGTGGAACGAGGGCTCCACGAGCAACTGGTCGCAGCTCGCCGGCCTGCTCAACTCGGGCTACGACGCGGTCAAGGCGGTCAACTCGTCCACCACGGTCGCCCTGCACCTCGCCAAGGGCGGCGACCTGTCCGGCACCCGCTCGTGGTTCGACAGCGCGGTCGCGAACGGCGTGAAGTTCGACGCGATCGGCCTGTCCTACTACGGCTACTGGCACGGCTCGCTCTACGACTTCCAGACGACGCTGGACGACGCGGCCTCCCGCTACGGCAAGCCCGTCTTCGTCGCCGAGACGGCCTACCCGTTCCGGCTGGACAGCGAGGACGCGCACGAGGAGATCATCAACACCACCGGTGAGCTGGTCTCCGGCTACCCGGCGAACACGGCCGGGCAGCGCCGCTGGATGAACGATGTGGCCAGCATCGTGGAGGCCGTCCCGAACGGCCGTGGCCTCGGCGTCTTCTACTGGGAGGCGACCTGGACCGCCGTCTCCGGCAACGGCTGGGACCCGACCGACGCCTCGTCCGGTAACGGCTGGGAGAACCAGGCCCTGTTCGGCTACGACGACACCGCGCTCTCGTCGATGGCGTGGTTCAGCCACCGCTGA
- a CDS encoding ribonuclease BN has product MGFAALALVTLAPLLIVVAAVDPLAQGGFALWLVDGMDLSGRSARALSQVFTPPRKVVSTTSALSVALLAVFGVSFAASVQNGYERIWRLPAGPWHRVWRQTVWLIMLMAYVYAQVQTRTVLQGTPRILLSMAVGVLFFWWGPHFLLSGEVRWRDLLPGAIATMAGLVGLRLFSYLVFTPLLVTNAISYGPVGTVLVVESWLVGVGFVVYGGALVGRLLCERFEDFDQPARTAPKRRRRRRGSTADRSADHTQPGGPE; this is encoded by the coding sequence ATGGGTTTCGCCGCGCTCGCCCTGGTCACGCTGGCTCCGCTGCTGATCGTGGTGGCGGCCGTGGATCCCCTGGCACAGGGCGGATTCGCCCTGTGGCTGGTGGACGGCATGGACCTGTCCGGCCGGTCGGCCCGCGCCCTCTCGCAGGTCTTCACCCCGCCACGCAAGGTGGTCAGCACGACCAGCGCGCTGAGCGTGGCGCTGCTCGCCGTGTTCGGTGTGTCCTTCGCCGCCAGCGTCCAGAACGGCTACGAGCGGATCTGGCGGCTGCCCGCGGGGCCCTGGCACCGGGTGTGGCGGCAGACCGTCTGGCTGATCATGCTCATGGCGTACGTGTACGCGCAGGTGCAGACCCGCACCGTGCTGCAGGGCACCCCCCGCATCCTGCTGAGCATGGCGGTCGGCGTGCTGTTCTTCTGGTGGGGGCCGCACTTCCTGCTCAGCGGTGAGGTGCGCTGGCGTGACCTGCTGCCCGGTGCGATCGCCACCATGGCGGGGCTGGTGGGGTTGCGCTTGTTCTCGTACCTGGTGTTCACCCCGCTGCTCGTCACCAACGCGATCAGCTACGGCCCGGTCGGGACCGTCCTGGTGGTGGAGTCCTGGCTGGTCGGTGTGGGGTTCGTGGTCTACGGCGGTGCGCTGGTGGGCAGGCTGCTGTGCGAGCGGTTCGAGGACTTCGACCAGCCGGCCCGCACGGCCCCGAAGCGGCGGCGCCGTCGGCGAGGGTCGACGGCCGACCGTTCCGCGGACCATACGCAGCCTGGTGGGCCCGAGTAG
- the crcB gene encoding fluoride efflux transporter CrcB, translating into MTAPETETLRAPAPPPRRHAWRTQAPIVAVVALGGAVGATARYAWSLWWPAQPGGFPWATLWTNVVGCAVIGVFMVVITDVWAAHRLVRPFFGTGVLGGFTTFSTYAVDIQKLVDSGHPRIGLAYLAATLVAALTAVWLAVVTTRRVLKWRRP; encoded by the coding sequence ATGACCGCCCCGGAGACCGAGACCCTCCGCGCCCCAGCGCCCCCGCCACGGCGGCACGCCTGGCGGACCCAGGCGCCGATCGTCGCGGTCGTCGCACTCGGCGGAGCCGTCGGCGCCACGGCACGCTACGCATGGTCCCTGTGGTGGCCCGCCCAGCCCGGCGGCTTCCCCTGGGCGACCTTGTGGACCAACGTCGTCGGCTGCGCCGTGATCGGCGTGTTCATGGTGGTCATCACCGACGTGTGGGCCGCCCACCGCCTCGTCCGCCCCTTCTTCGGGACCGGCGTGCTCGGCGGCTTCACCACCTTCTCGACGTACGCCGTCGACATCCAGAAGCTGGTGGACAGCGGCCATCCGCGTATCGGACTGGCCTATCTCGCCGCGACCCTCGTCGCGGCGCTGACGGCGGTGTGGCTCGCGGTGGTGACGACCCGCCGTGTCCTGAAGTGGAGGCGGCCATGA
- a CDS encoding DUF190 domain-containing protein: MTRLTGRALRVTVFIGENDTWHHKPLYSEIVHRAHAAGLAGASVFRGIEGFGASSVIHTSRLLSLSEDLPVAIVIVDTEERVRAFLPQLDELVTEGLVTLDDCEAIRYVGRDDTLRTSDTKGKKSS, encoded by the coding sequence ATGACGAGGCTGACCGGGCGCGCCCTGCGCGTGACCGTCTTCATCGGCGAGAACGACACCTGGCACCACAAGCCCCTCTATTCGGAGATCGTGCACCGCGCCCACGCGGCCGGACTCGCGGGCGCCAGCGTCTTCCGCGGCATCGAGGGCTTCGGCGCGTCCAGCGTGATCCACACCTCGCGGCTGCTGTCCCTGAGTGAGGACCTCCCGGTCGCGATCGTGATCGTCGACACCGAGGAGCGCGTACGGGCCTTCCTGCCGCAGCTCGACGAACTCGTCACCGAAGGGCTCGTGACCCTCGACGACTGCGAGGCCATCCGGTACGTCGGCCGGGACGACACTCTGCGCACATCGGACACGAAGGGTAAGAAGTCGTCGTGA
- the crcB gene encoding fluoride efflux transporter CrcB, with protein MNWLLVIAGAMVGAPLRYLTDRAVQSRHDSVFPWGTFAVNVTGCLILGLLTGAVAAGAASSHLQLLLGTGLCGALTTYSTFSYETLRLTETGAGLYAVVNIAGSVTAGLGAAFLGVSIAEAVWS; from the coding sequence GTGAACTGGCTCCTGGTCATCGCGGGTGCCATGGTCGGTGCCCCCCTGCGCTACCTCACCGACCGCGCGGTCCAGTCACGGCACGACTCGGTGTTCCCCTGGGGCACCTTCGCGGTCAACGTCACCGGCTGCCTGATCCTCGGTCTGCTGACCGGAGCGGTGGCCGCAGGCGCCGCGAGTTCCCACCTCCAACTGCTGCTGGGCACCGGCCTGTGCGGGGCGCTGACGACGTACTCGACCTTCTCGTACGAGACCCTGCGGCTGACCGAGACGGGGGCTGGGCTCTACGCCGTCGTCAACATCGCGGGGAGCGTGACCGCGGGCCTCGGCGCGGCGTTCCTGGGGGTCTCGATCGCCGAGGCGGTGTGGTCGTAG
- a CDS encoding undecaprenyl-diphosphate phosphatase, whose amino-acid sequence MSAISVGQAVVLGAVEGVTEFLPVSSTGHLKIAEGLMGIPVDDDAVVGFSAVIQVGAIAAVLVYFFKDIVRIVSAWLRGLRDKEERYHHDYKFAWWVIYATIPIIAVGLAAKPLIKGPLASLWVVAGSLIVGSGVMWAADQMGRHKRGEDDTSFKDAMLVGSSQILALLFPGFSRSGATMSTALMLDLDRVAATRLSFFLGIPALTGAGIYELKDALGTTGTGALPLAVGTAVSFVVAYASIAWLLKFVAKHSFNAFVIYRIVVGVLLFGLLGAGVINS is encoded by the coding sequence ATGAGCGCCATCAGCGTCGGTCAGGCCGTCGTCCTCGGAGCCGTCGAGGGGGTGACCGAGTTTCTGCCCGTCTCCTCGACCGGCCATCTGAAGATCGCCGAGGGGCTCATGGGCATCCCCGTCGACGACGACGCGGTCGTCGGGTTCTCGGCCGTCATCCAGGTCGGTGCGATCGCCGCCGTGCTCGTGTACTTCTTCAAGGACATCGTGCGGATCGTCTCCGCGTGGCTGCGCGGGCTGCGGGACAAGGAGGAGCGGTACCACCACGACTACAAGTTCGCCTGGTGGGTGATCTACGCGACGATCCCGATCATCGCCGTGGGCCTGGCCGCCAAGCCGCTCATCAAGGGGCCGCTCGCCTCGCTGTGGGTCGTCGCGGGGTCGCTGATCGTCGGCAGCGGCGTGATGTGGGCGGCCGATCAAATGGGTCGGCACAAGCGCGGGGAGGACGACACCTCCTTCAAGGACGCGATGCTCGTCGGCAGCTCCCAGATCCTCGCCCTGCTCTTCCCCGGCTTCTCGCGCTCCGGCGCCACCATGTCCACGGCGCTGATGCTCGACCTGGACCGGGTCGCCGCCACCCGCCTGTCCTTCTTCCTCGGCATTCCGGCCCTGACCGGCGCCGGCATCTACGAGCTGAAGGACGCCCTCGGTACCACGGGCACGGGCGCGCTGCCGCTGGCTGTCGGCACCGCGGTCTCCTTCGTCGTGGCCTACGCCTCCATCGCCTGGCTGCTCAAGTTCGTCGCCAAGCACTCGTTCAACGCGTTCGTGATCTACCGGATCGTCGTCGGAGTGCTGCTGTTCGGGCTGCTGGGCGCAGGTGTGATCAACAGTTGA